The following coding sequences are from one Thermostaphylospora chromogena window:
- a CDS encoding Cmx/CmrA family chloramphenicol efflux MFS transporter: MPISVLIIGFAIFAQGTSELMLAGLLPELATDLGVTIPQAGLLISGFALGMLVGAPASAILTLRWSRKRAMIAFLSIFALTHVVSALTSSYAVLFAARFAGAFVYAGFWAVGGSTAMALVPPDRRGRAMSMVAGGLTVATVIGLPAGTWVGQHLGWRGAFWGVAGLTTAAMLAVLAKVPDLRHAITPRVRDEVRGLAAPRLWLSYAMTAVSTAALLGVFSYLGAMLVDTTGLDAAWVPAVLLTYGIGALLGIAVGGRAADRRPLGVLAVGFTGLLITSVALALTAAHPIPVVIAVFLLGLAGFGTNPALNSRVFGIAPSAPTLAVAGNTSTFNVGISVGPWLGGIALTAGLGYPAVAWIGACLAVLALLLLTVEARLTRAPASAVPRGDRHHRAAV; encoded by the coding sequence ATGCCGATCTCGGTCCTGATCATCGGATTCGCGATCTTCGCTCAGGGCACCAGCGAGCTGATGCTCGCCGGCCTGCTGCCGGAGCTCGCCACCGATCTCGGAGTCACGATCCCGCAGGCGGGACTGCTGATCTCCGGCTTCGCGCTCGGCATGCTCGTCGGCGCTCCGGCCTCGGCGATCCTCACCCTGCGCTGGTCACGCAAACGCGCCATGATCGCTTTCCTGTCGATCTTCGCGCTCACCCACGTCGTCAGCGCGCTGACGTCGAGCTACGCGGTGCTGTTCGCCGCCCGGTTCGCCGGCGCCTTCGTGTACGCCGGGTTCTGGGCCGTCGGCGGCAGCACCGCCATGGCACTCGTCCCGCCCGACCGGCGCGGGCGTGCGATGAGCATGGTCGCCGGCGGTCTCACCGTCGCCACCGTGATCGGTCTGCCCGCCGGGACCTGGGTCGGACAGCACCTCGGCTGGCGAGGAGCGTTCTGGGGCGTCGCCGGGCTCACCACCGCGGCCATGCTCGCCGTGCTCGCCAAGGTGCCCGACCTCCGCCACGCGATCACGCCGCGGGTCCGCGACGAGGTGCGCGGCCTCGCCGCACCGAGGCTGTGGTTGTCCTACGCCATGACGGCGGTCTCGACCGCCGCACTGCTCGGCGTCTTCTCGTACCTGGGGGCCATGCTGGTCGACACCACCGGTCTCGACGCCGCCTGGGTGCCCGCGGTCCTGCTCACCTACGGCATCGGCGCCCTGCTCGGCATCGCGGTCGGTGGCCGCGCCGCCGACCGGCGGCCCCTCGGCGTCCTCGCCGTCGGCTTCACCGGGCTGCTGATCACTTCGGTGGCGCTCGCGCTCACGGCGGCGCATCCGATCCCCGTCGTGATCGCGGTGTTCCTGCTCGGGCTGGCCGGGTTCGGCACCAATCCCGCGCTCAACTCCCGGGTCTTCGGGATCGCCCCGTCGGCGCCGACCCTGGCGGTCGCGGGGAACACCTCGACGTTCAACGTCGGCATCAGCGTCGGCCCGTGGCTCGGCGGGATCGCGCTCACCGCCGGGCTCGGCTACCCGGCGGTGGCGTGGATCGGTGCGTGCCTCGCCGTCCTCGCGTTGCTGCTGCTCACCGTCGAGGCGAGGCTCACCCGGGCTCCCGCCTCCGCGGTGCCGCGGGGGGATCGGCACCACCGCGCCGCCGTCTGA
- a CDS encoding TetR/AcrR family transcriptional regulator, producing MASTTRGRPRSFDRDAVLDKAIRLFWRRGYEATSVRDLTEELGIGAPSLYNAFGDKRRLFAEALRVYDQEYGGFIQAALTEEPTAKQAAARVFAEAPARYTRRGLPAGCLIVTGDVGTADEEVTASLRRIREAKVAAFADKIRADIASGELPADTDAHALARYTMSMLSGIAQAARDGVPRTELERVARIALNAWP from the coding sequence GTGGCCTCGACGACGCGCGGACGCCCCCGCTCCTTCGACCGGGACGCAGTCCTGGACAAGGCGATCCGGCTGTTCTGGCGCCGCGGCTACGAGGCCACCTCGGTACGGGACCTCACCGAAGAGCTCGGCATCGGCGCTCCGAGCCTCTACAACGCCTTCGGCGACAAGCGGCGGCTCTTCGCCGAAGCCCTCCGCGTGTACGACCAGGAGTACGGCGGATTCATCCAGGCCGCCCTCACCGAGGAACCCACCGCCAAGCAGGCCGCCGCGCGCGTGTTCGCCGAAGCCCCGGCCCGCTACACCCGCCGCGGGCTACCCGCCGGATGCCTCATCGTCACCGGCGACGTCGGCACCGCCGACGAGGAGGTCACGGCGTCACTGCGGCGCATCCGCGAGGCCAAGGTCGCCGCGTTCGCCGACAAGATCCGAGCCGACATCGCCTCCGGCGAGCTTCCCGCCGACACCGATGCGCACGCGTTGGCCCGTTACACGATGTCGATGCTGAGCGGGATCGCTCAGGCCGCCCGTGACGGAGTGCCCAGGACCGAACTCGAGCGCGTCGCACGGATCGCTCTGAACGCATGGCCCTGA
- a CDS encoding SDR family oxidoreductase has translation MSPLAGKTALVTGAGRGIGRAIALRLARDGARVGVHYGSSAEAAAQTVKAITDGGGQAFAIRARLGVPGDAEAVWTAFDEHADGLDILVNNAGVLGGRIINISTRFTHGSRVPELMAYAMSKAALDSMTATLAKELGPRGITVNAVGPGATNTDMNASRLATEEGRAAIAALSPLNRVAQPQDIADIVAFLASDDARWVTGHWIDASGGSML, from the coding sequence ATGAGCCCACTGGCAGGCAAGACGGCGCTGGTGACCGGTGCGGGGCGGGGAATCGGCCGCGCGATCGCGCTTCGGCTGGCGCGTGACGGCGCCCGGGTCGGTGTGCACTACGGCAGCAGCGCCGAGGCCGCCGCACAGACCGTCAAGGCGATCACCGACGGCGGCGGGCAGGCCTTCGCCATCCGGGCTCGGCTCGGAGTCCCGGGTGATGCCGAGGCGGTGTGGACGGCGTTCGACGAGCACGCCGACGGTCTGGACATCCTGGTCAACAACGCCGGCGTACTGGGCGGCCGGATCATCAACATCTCCACCCGGTTCACTCACGGTTCCCGCGTCCCCGAGCTGATGGCGTACGCGATGTCGAAGGCGGCGCTCGACTCGATGACGGCCACCCTGGCCAAGGAACTCGGCCCGCGCGGGATCACGGTCAATGCCGTCGGGCCCGGCGCGACCAACACCGACATGAACGCTTCGCGACTCGCGACGGAGGAGGGGCGTGCCGCGATCGCCGCCCTGTCCCCGCTGAACCGGGTCGCACAACCCCAGGACATCGCGGACATCGTCGCCTTCCTCGCCTCCGACGACGCACGATGGGTGACGGGGCACTGGATCGACGCGAGCGGCGGGTCGATGCTCTGA
- a CDS encoding TetR/AcrR family transcriptional regulator, producing the protein MTTPRPGLRERKKQATRKALREAALRLALEHGPDNVRVDDIAEAASVSPRTYNNYFSSREQAIVAAVTAEREARVAAAVAARPADVPLADAVIEAIVEQYTDPGGHDRDALLLITTRPALRDAFLDATAEIEDPLTGAIAARLGDTDQHTARVLAASAAAAVRVALRRWLTPAGVPPTTSGLVVPSGSLPELLRATLAPLVPAFEAAERRP; encoded by the coding sequence GTGACCACACCACGACCCGGACTGCGTGAGAGGAAGAAGCAGGCCACCCGTAAGGCGTTGCGGGAAGCGGCGCTTCGGCTGGCCCTGGAGCACGGGCCGGACAACGTGCGCGTCGACGACATCGCCGAGGCCGCCAGCGTCTCGCCGCGGACCTACAACAACTACTTCTCCAGCCGTGAACAGGCGATCGTCGCCGCGGTCACCGCGGAACGGGAAGCCCGGGTCGCGGCGGCGGTGGCCGCCCGGCCCGCCGACGTCCCCCTCGCCGACGCCGTGATCGAGGCGATCGTGGAGCAGTACACCGATCCGGGCGGCCACGACCGCGACGCGCTGCTGCTCATCACCACCCGGCCGGCGCTCCGCGACGCGTTCCTCGACGCCACCGCGGAGATCGAAGATCCCCTCACCGGCGCGATCGCCGCACGCCTCGGCGACACCGATCAGCACACCGCCCGGGTGCTCGCGGCGAGCGCGGCCGCCGCGGTCCGGGTCGCGCTCCGACGGTGGCTCACGCCCGCCGGCGTGCCTCCCACGACGAGCGGACTCGTCGTACCGTCGGGCTCCCTGCCCGAACTGCTCCGGGCGACGCTCGCCCCCCTCGTGCCGGCGTTCGAAGCAGCCGAAAGACGACCATGA
- a CDS encoding alpha/beta fold hydrolase, with product MTSATVEVPGSLLHVERAGDGPALLLIPGGGGDAAMYADVVEPLSRTFTVITYDRRGNSRSPFTRPGASITPAPQADDAVAILDHHGLDRAYVFGSSGGAIIALELVIRHPGRLLGAVVHEAPLVRLLPADSAGRREIDRIGRLGRDGHLMRAYAAFGAMTLPDPPWLFRSPAGQAVIAAGTRLMLAVDGLARKIIRREPDAMTRRLRNAELLLRRELPAFCFDYQPDLTALAATTAPWCLATGRDSAGKPYHTAVRLLSERLGVPCLEFPGGHVPYMQHPEESTATLTAVLEGFAA from the coding sequence CGTGCCGGTGATGGGCCCGCACTGCTGCTGATCCCCGGCGGCGGAGGCGACGCCGCCATGTACGCGGACGTGGTCGAACCGTTGTCGCGGACGTTCACCGTGATCACCTACGACCGGCGCGGCAACTCGCGCAGTCCGTTCACCCGTCCCGGCGCCTCGATCACTCCTGCCCCCCAGGCGGACGACGCGGTCGCCATCCTCGACCACCACGGCCTCGATCGCGCCTACGTCTTCGGCAGCAGCGGCGGCGCGATCATCGCCCTGGAACTGGTGATCAGACACCCCGGCCGCCTGCTGGGCGCCGTCGTTCACGAGGCGCCGCTGGTCCGGCTCCTGCCCGCCGACTCCGCGGGGCGCCGGGAGATCGACCGCATCGGTCGCCTCGGCCGGGACGGGCACCTGATGCGGGCCTACGCGGCCTTCGGCGCGATGACCCTGCCCGACCCGCCGTGGCTCTTCCGCTCACCTGCCGGCCAGGCTGTCATCGCCGCCGGAACCCGCCTCATGCTCGCCGTCGACGGCCTGGCGCGGAAGATCATCCGGCGTGAGCCGGACGCGATGACCCGCCGGCTCCGCAACGCCGAGCTTCTGCTGCGCCGCGAACTGCCCGCCTTCTGCTTCGACTACCAGCCCGATCTGACCGCCCTGGCCGCCACCACGGCGCCGTGGTGTCTCGCCACCGGGCGCGACAGCGCCGGAAAGCCTTACCACACCGCCGTCCGTCTGCTGTCGGAGCGCCTTGGCGTACCCTGCCTGGAGTTCCCCGGCGGCCACGTCCCGTACATGCAGCATCCGGAGGAATCCACCGCGACACTCACCGCCGTCCTGGAGGGTTTCGCAGCATGA
- a CDS encoding TetR/AcrR family transcriptional regulator yields the protein MTTDSTPPGEVPEPPTRPRLTREYLAAAALALIDAHGLRKFSMRKLGTAVGFDPMAIYRYYDDQEALFDGVAEALFDEIDVDTLPWDGPWQELAREYCLRLRDTLLRHPHAVQVFATRPVRSPASIDTGVKMLGKLQAEGIPPAHALRMIRCLREFTVGHALAIAVTKLGAERRSRKPQPGSPDYNLLAEAADATALDDHFEMGLTAILRGFQHSAG from the coding sequence ATGACGACCGATTCCACACCGCCGGGCGAGGTGCCCGAGCCGCCCACCCGTCCCAGGCTCACCCGTGAATACCTCGCCGCCGCCGCGCTCGCCCTCATCGACGCGCACGGGTTGCGCAAGTTCTCCATGCGCAAGCTCGGCACCGCGGTCGGTTTCGACCCGATGGCCATCTACCGCTACTACGACGATCAGGAGGCGCTCTTCGACGGCGTCGCCGAGGCGCTGTTCGACGAGATCGACGTCGACACCCTGCCCTGGGACGGCCCTTGGCAGGAGCTGGCCCGGGAATACTGCCTGCGGTTGCGCGACACGCTCCTGCGCCACCCCCACGCCGTGCAGGTGTTCGCGACCCGGCCGGTACGCTCGCCCGCCTCCATCGACACCGGCGTCAAGATGCTCGGCAAGCTCCAGGCCGAGGGCATCCCTCCGGCGCACGCCCTGCGCATGATCCGCTGCCTGCGCGAATTCACCGTCGGCCACGCCCTGGCCATCGCCGTGACCAAGCTCGGCGCGGAGCGGCGTAGCCGCAAACCACAGCCCGGCAGTCCTGACTACAACCTGCTCGCCGAAGCCGCCGACGCCACCGCCCTCGACGACCACTTCGAGATGGGGCTCACCGCGATACTGCGCGGTTTTCAGCACTCCGCCGGCTGA